In a single window of the Porites lutea chromosome 14, jaPorLute2.1, whole genome shotgun sequence genome:
- the LOC140924747 gene encoding uncharacterized protein, with product MRLEMPVDSFDCTNSEYFCELCSLDFTTQNELEEHTWSMLHNTNLNRKQGRDCVHRCSLCRQEFVGLLEFTGHLHGDSHQEKLHNWRRDQQREWSPEKQQLDSPGQRQGNRPIADWSTDDFSDFVEYFSDHGGEAHMNNNRHRGRGRGPPIPRLMDGAPQSDYRYHDRRRDRREHYQEGGYPPWNDGGRDQMREFRDSPPPQGPEYPGMDYPDQEYDRYHWRRNTDERYNDRYYDHSGYMYPDDGWRPPHDTNQQFRSRRDSQPRRYGDGDLRRNSNSPHNSSRQKLSSVVSSKKQSDKSPSSRNKDTEGSAESRKKQSPRDKEALGKSSPGATSRKASKDRTSSPKANSSSGSPSGKNTRKGTPRKLARPVEENVEKDNDRKSKSPTTEEDSEAVTRKVQVDRNNKMEITVMAKEKVVAEHPKEPTLSSVVKATKDLPTEESSKSKSKENTAINPSLSSRANAQGGDSSSARNDVYSSATIKDSSVTIKEEILSSSKEDKTNCHTTDKRDSLSTLNPSLSSKGSSPPNLDRRQVSVIGKDKVETVTDKNQSATSLLEKFPKEKPAPFLGKKNNPSDQSTEKANSEENKDTQSRELGADSPSSFTMRSESALNSKSSNGPSFTIEKLSTVSSTREKQSSLGFAQNSSSLMSGSERNKTFGVNVSSQSDQKGDISASSASTISTISSLPWEKREEKLRSLLGIKKEPKDTENQEDSISRSLAKPNTVTTESEKIASVPSQSLSSPKSSFGSGSVKGSSSRHIPGFSQLSLSRPQCSFVHIDGVQCGATTWNKYCSYHQRVFKGDENSTQEQSVNSAVRNASRDETHDRESSTRSLINISGGTQIFKPIASSNNPNELFGFASGPEEKIGRSSSHLDESKNIQEAKEPEKTSQGVTKTGREVDLNSILYTAAGTTGDAPSGKIDLSTTGGSRNLLLRGSSSAINSDRSVGASTVAKPGANVGGNIDLSDTVPRPRRLLGYHDTTMESDIDRPGIDLSDTVPNLEGFLALHSSSTVDAKGGSHIDSRTGRSRTYQEGRVAQRGQNTDLSSTIPNREDSSPSIDLNETIPQPIRSRTPHFELKEAHLPNANRQPTTSSLTSGVNSGVIYPLKHSVKVEPEEQRSQASETQNTGMIDLSFSTKLLGLPHSVVAPFNSGNLPPQKPSRESTQSPSEFSTKSSVLSSPRSYAPSSPQSPMFTRRVSSTTPLPTDQSATHGSTISLPSLSLDLSRFNLPPAVRKALAERYSGKKATSTAGDNPVESNDGRRSQPLFSEHRTESSFELGKKASPLPARLRSRGQRSISLDSPMVRRDFLHTGELPRSKLLETGSTFDANQFFSRRFNNEGLQQAIPRASDIFGESSITTSNNVPVQSSTTLLPFNVHSRDAPSHTRPPAQESTNFLQRRGLIDLSSTSYLKGMPVPSVDHGRIADGSQLTSDNSRSPVRPSVLQGRGLIDLNTSMEYGARVSATESSDTPPVIKRKRINSWEDSESVSSESAEKEVKRSKQEEKDNENDKPVTYQSGLNVQELLSIEREEQNQLQNLHAVQSRLKSVRSQIQKLCTELDSLSSEEQWITLRMGELRNSRLSILESACYQRQVPLQANTETLSRETSTAATQVAKDDSKSTSFESDTYVDNSRTVGSDHGKSQVIGSSQDVNINAAKSPSNDCREVGMNSEFEITQAELETDSSAFSVTETSQNTIGCTQSPQSVAHSSVITTTSSVTTEETRHGRQTSEKVLERLFLASKRVAKETSSTSEVDSKRAGISKQTYTASSDGDAATEHSSLGAADAHSSFGAADTQLIVENPVLVNQSDQSRAEGEAHSKVVSVQPNEQTKSDLVKKVQYLHPQEKSLFRKKSFSDINVSKTIEASRKKIQSVRENMNRWKQQEDSIDTQVSSKGKSSKQRDTLSSSSSANSSEIPSKDKQKPSPLKITIQDKPSPRKTSKDLKKSSLFQSGKKDFKGTRKSKAEKLQLRDKRHNQKDAIPSKRRRIDDSSSNDTQNSVPPAEKALFNRRSEVVSAAAHTTTADLGPSGTEEKDEVPTRDVDGRSKNTSSGVHSHPSHPQMPSSTEESLKRTTHNSKDGKKRGPFATKFVGHKGAVCGLKVHNGHLFTCSADKTTRSFSIQTGECVKLYQGHHQAVNCVEVTEDSGRLFTGSNDQTVRSYDIKTGVCTHRFTFDGRVMCLHAAFDLLFVGLNTGIVASIDLLANQLLERLHCHEPRGVSCLTTATEGQRKLLCCGSFDSTITVRDYKTGLLIRTFNHHNMTVLCMQVVNNILYSGSADMNVQAHNLSTGELIRSFHGHTRSVSGLQVVGRVLVTSCLDKLIRCYDLTTGELLQVYGGQIDMIFSVLVSNGRIFSGGRDGSVVASKLELRVYHPCKWENCDLNFGIVSHLKNHIREYHVMEQGAVETCHWSHCGHQFSRDDDIGAVLKHVLGHVVTKTARKSAG from the exons ATGAGATTGGAAATGCCCGTTGATTCATTCGATTGTACAAACAGTGAATACTTCTGTGAATTATGCAGCCTGGATTTTACAACCCAAAAT GAATTGGAAGAGCATACATGGTCTATGCTTCACAATACAAATTTGAACAGAAAGCAAGGAAG agATTGTGTTCACCGCTGCAGCTTGTGTAGGCAGGAATTTGTTGGATTATTAGAATTCACTGGTCATTTGCATGGTGACAGCCATCAAGAGAAGCTTCACAACTGGCGAAGGGATCAGCAGCGGGAGTGGAGTCCAGAAAAGCAGCAGCTAGATAGCCCGGGTCAAAGACAGGGAAACAGGCCAATTGCTGACTGGAGTACAGACGATTTTTCTGATTTTGTAGAGTATTTTAGTGACCACGGTGGGGAGGCACATATGAACAACAACAGGCACAGGGGTAGGGGTAGGGGTCCACCCATTCCCAGGCTGATGGATGGTGCGCCTCAGTCTGACTACCGCTACCATGATAGGAGAAGGGACAGAAGAGAGCACTATCAAGAAGGGGGATATCCACCATGGAATGATGGTGGCAGAGACCAGATGAGAGAATTTAGAGACAGTCCACCGCCACAGGGTCCTGAATATCCAGGAATGGATTACCCGGATCAGGAGTATGACAGATATCATTGGAGAAGGAACACTGATGAACGATATAATGACAGGTATTATGACCACTCCGGGTACATGTATCCCGACGATGGATGGAGACCCCCTCATGACACAAATCAACAGTTTAGATCGAGACGTGATAGTCAACCTCGTCGCTATGGCGACGGAGATTTAAGGCGTAACAGCAACTCGCCACACAATAGTTCAAGGCAAAAGCTAAGTTCTGTTGTCTCTTCTAAAAAACAGAGTGATAAAAGTCCTAGCTCTAGAAACAAAGACACTGAAGGATCAGCTGAGAGCAGGAAGAAACAGTCACCGCGTGATAAGGAAGCCCTGGGTAAAAGCTCCCCAGGTGCAACAAGTAGAAAAGCGTCAAAGGATAGGACATCGTCTCCGAAGGCGAATTCTTCCTCAGGGAGTCCAAGTGGAAAAAATACAAGGAAAGGAACTCCTCGGAAGCTAGCGAGACCTGTGGAAGAAAATGTCGAGAAAGACAATGATCGTAAGAGTAAAAGCCCCACAACGGAAGAAGACTCTGAGGCAGTTACGAGAAAAGTGCAAGTTGATCGTAATAATAAAATGGAGATCACAGTTAtggcaaaagaaaaagttgtggCGGAACATCCAAAAGAGCCTACACTTTCGTCTGTTGTCAAAGCAACGAAGGATTTGCCAACTGAGGAATCAAGTAAATCAAAAAGTAAAGAGAATACAGCGATTAACCCATCGTTATCATCACGTGCAAATGCCCAAGGAGGGGACTCCTCATCAGCCAGAAATGATGTCTATTCTTCAGCTACCATCAAGGATTCCTCCGTAACAATTAAAGAGGAAATTCTTTCCTCAAGCAAAGAAGATAAAACAAACTGTCATACAACGGATAAAAGAGACTCTTTATCGACACTCAACCCGTCGCTATCATCTAAAGGAAGTTCTCCTCCGAACCTTGACAGAAGACAAGTATCTGTAATAGGAAAAGATAAAGTTGAAACTGTCACGGACAAAAATCAATCAGCAACCTCGTTGCTCGAAAAATTTCCAAAAGAAAAACCTGCCCCTTTTCTGGGTAAAAAGAACAATCCTTCTGATCAATCAACTGAGAAAGCCAATagtgaagaaaacaaagacaCACAAAGTCGTGAACTTGGAGCGGATTCTCCATCATCATTTACAATGAGGAGTGAATCAGCATTAAATTCCAAAAGTTCAAACGGGCCATCATTCACGATAGAAAAATTGTCAACTGTATCTTCGACCAGAGAAAAACAAAGTTCTCTTGGTTTTGCTCAAAATTCAAGTTCCTTGATGTCAGGGagtgaaagaaataaaacattcgGTGTCAATGTTTCAAGTCAAAGCGATCAGAAAGGTGATATTTCAGCATCCTCTGCAAGCACAATCTCAACCATAAGTTCGCTACCTTGGGAGAAACGGGAGGAAAAACTCAGGTCTTTACTCGGAATAAAGAAAGAGCCAAAGGATACGGAG AACCAAGAAGACTCCATCTCACGTTCATTGGCCAAACctaacacagtgacaacagagagcGAGAAGATAGCTTCTGTTCCCAGCCAAAGCCTGTCGTCACCAAAGTCATCCTTTGGCAGTGGGTCTGTTAAAGGATCTTCCTCGCGACACATTCCAGGGTTTTCCCAGTTGTCATTGTCACGTCCGCAGTGTAGTTTTGTTCATATTGACGGAGTGCAGTGTGGTGCAACCACTTGGAATAA GTACTGTTCTTATCATCAGCGAGTATTCAAAGGCGATGAAAACAGCACCCAGGAGCAGAGCGTCAACTCAGCCGTGAGGAATGCGTCGAGAGACGAAACTCACGATCGCGAATCATCTACGAGATCCCTGATAAATATTTCTGGAGGGACACAAATATTCAAACCGATCGCATCCTCTAACAATCCTAATGAGCTTTTCGGTTTTGCCTCAGGTCCGGAAGAAAAGATTGGTCGAAGTTCCTCCCATTTGGACGAATCAAAGAACATACAAGAAGCgaaagaacctgaaaaaactAGTCAGGGTGTTACAAAAACTGGTCGTGAGGTCGATCTCAACTCCATTTTGTACACAGCAGCGGGGACTACTGGCGATGCCCCCTCGGGAAAGATTGATCTTAGCACCACTGGAGGTTCAAGAAATTTGCTTCTACGGGGATCTTCGTCGGCTATTAATAGCGATCGCAGCGTTGGTGCAAGTACTGTTGCCAAGCCTGGTGCAAATGTTGGTGGTAACATTGATTTAAGTGACACAGTACCAAGACCAAGAAGACTGTTGGGCTATCACGATACAACCATGGAAAGCGACATTGACAGACCTGGAATTGATTTAAGTGACACTGTGCCAAACCTTGAGGGATTTCTAGCTTTGCATAGCTCTTCAACTGTGGATGCTAAGGGTGGCTCGCATATTGACTCTAGAACGGGGAGATCTCGGACGTATCAAGAAGGGAGGGTCGCTCAAAGAGGGCAAAATACCGACCTGAGTTCAACGATACCAAATCGCGAAGATAGTAGTCCAAGTATCGATCTAAATGAGACTATACCCCAACCTATCAGATCTCGAACGCCACATTTTGAACTCAAGGAAGCACACCTGCCAAACGCAAACCGCCAGCCTACAACTAGCTCCTTGACTTCAGGTGTAAATAGCGGTGTCATTTATCCACTGAAACATTCGGTGAAAGTTGAACCTGAAGAACAAAGATCACAAGCCTCGGAAACTCAAAACACAGGAATGATTGATTTGAGCTTTAGCACTAAACTTTTGGGTTTGCCGCATTCCGTTGTTGCACCTTTCAACTCTGGCAATCTCCCACCACAAAAACCGTCGAGAGAATCGACCCAATCACCGTCTGAATTTTCCACCAAGTCGTCCGTTCTTTCCTCTCCGCGAAGCTATGCGCCCTCTTCTCCTCAGAGCCCAATGTTTACTCGGAGAGTTTCTTCGACAACGCCTTTACCTACGGATCAATCTGCTACTCATGGATCTACCATTTCGCTACCCAGTCTATCGCTTGATCTGTCGCGGTTTAACCTTCCTCCTGCCGTTCGGAAAGCTTTGGCAGAACGTTACAGTGGAAAAAAGGCGACCAGTACTGCTGGCGATAACCCAGTTGAGTCTAACGACGGTCGCAGATCACAGCCACTCTTCTCAGAGCATAGGACTGAAAGCTCATTTGAGCTCGGAAAAAAAGCGTCTCCTTTGCCAGCGAGGCTGCGATCTCGCGGTCAACGAAGTATCAGTTTAGATTCTCCCATGGTAAGAAGAGATTTCTTGCACACCGGCGAGTTGCCAAGGTCAAAGTTGCTTGAGACGGGAAGTACGTTTGATGCAAACCAGTTTTTTAGTAGGCGATTCAACAACGAGGGTCTTCAACAAGCTATTCCACGCGCTTCGGACATCTTTGGTGAGAGCTCAATTACGACGTCAAATAATGTGCCAGTTCAGTCTTCTACCACATTACTCCCTTTTAATGTACACTCCAGGGATGCCCCCTCTCACACTAGACCACCCGCTCAAGAGTCCACAAATTTTCTTCAAAGACGAGGGCTTATCGATTTAAGCTCAACATCCTATCTTAAAGGAATGCCAGTTCCCTCAGTTGACCATGGAAGAATAGCCGATGGTTCTCAACTAACTTCGGACAATTCACGATCGCCTGTGAGACCATCTGTTCTTCAGGGCCGAGGCTTGATCGATTTGAATACTAGTATGGAGTATGGCGCACGGGTATCTGCTACGGAAAGCTCCGACACACCTCCTGTGATAAAACGTAAACGTATAAACTCCTGGGAAGACTCGGAGAGTGTTTCGAGTGAGAGCGCTGAAAAGGAAGTTAAAAGGTCTAAGCAGGAGGAgaaagacaatgaaaatgaCAAGCCTGTTACATACCAGTCCGGGTTGAATGTTCAGGAGTTGCTATCAATCGAACGCGAGGAACAAAATCAGTTACAAAATCTTCACGCTGTGCAGTCCAGGTTGAAATCCGTCCGCTCGCAAATTCAGAAACTGTGTACCGAGCTGGACTCGCTAAGTAGCGAAGAACAATGGATTACACTTAGAATGGGGGAACTGCGGAATTCTCGACTCAGTATTCTTGAAAGTGCTTGCTACCAGAGACAAGTTCCTTTGCAGGCGAACACTGAAACGTTGAGTAGAGAAACAAGTACAGCTGCAACGCAAGTTGCAAAGGACGACAGCAAATCAACGTCGTTTGAGTCAGATACGTATGTCGATAATTCTAGGACAGTTGGAAGTGATCACGGGAAGAGTCAAGTAATTGGCTCTTCCCAGGATGTTAATATTAATGCTGCGAAAAGTCCATCGAATGATTGTCGCGAGGTCGGTATGAACTCAGAGTTTGAGATTACCCAGGCGGAGCTCGAAACTGACTCTTCTGCATTTTCAGTTACAGAGACTTCACAGAATACCATCGGCTGTACTCAATCCCCACAATCAGTGGCACATTCTTCTGTTATAACAACCACAAGTTCTGTTACCACAGAAGAAACACGGCACGGCAGGCAGACGAGTGAGAAAGTTTTAGAAAGGCTGTTCTTAGCATCTAAACGGGTAGCAAAGGAAACCAGCTCGACTAGCGAGGTGGATTCGAAACGAGCTGGTATTTCTAAACAGACTTATACAGCCTCGAGTGATGGTGATGCTGCTACTGAACATAGTAGTTTAGGTGCAGCTGATGCTCATAGTAGTTTTGGTGCAGCTGATACACAGTTAATAGTTGAAAATCCAGTGTTAGTGAACCAATCTGACCAAAGCCGCGCGGAAGGAGAGGCCCATAGCAAGGTCGTTAGTGTGCAACCAAATGAACAAACGAAAAGTGATCTCGTCAAAAAGGTCCAATATCTTCATCCACAGGAAAAATCGCTCTTCAGGAAAAAGAGCTTTTCTGATATCAACGTTTCTAAGACAATTGAGGCGAGTAGGAAGAAGATTCAGTCGGTTAGAGAAAATATGAATAGGTGGAAACAACAGGAAGACAGCATTGATACACAGGTTTCAAGCAAGGGGAAAAGTTCAAAACAACGCGATACGCTTTCTTCGTCTTCTAGCGCAAATTCTTCGGAGATACCTTCCAAGGACAAACAAAAACCTTCTCCTCTTAAAATCACAATTCAAGATAAGCCTTCGCCTAGAAAGACTAGCAAAGACCTGAAAAAATCCAGCCTTTTTCAATCCGGAAAGAAAGACTTTAAAGGGACACGAAAAAGTAAAGCGGAGAAGTTGCAGTTAAGAGATAAAAGACACAACCAAAAAGACGCCATCCCGTCGAAGAGACGAAGAATCGACGATAGTTCGAGTAACGATACCCAGAATAGCGTCCCACCGGCGGAGAAAGCTTTATTCAATCGAAGAAGTGAAGTTGTTAGTGCTGCTGCTCATACAACCACAGCCGATTTAGGGCCATCTGGAACTGAGGAAAAAGATGAGGTCCCCACGCGAGATGTG GACGGTCGGTCGAAGAATACGTCAAGCGGTGTTCATTCCCACCCAAGTCATCCTCAAATGCCTTCTTCAACTGAAGAGTCGTTAAAGAGGACTACACATAACTCTAAAG ATGGTAAAAAACGCGGGCCATTTGCAACGAAGTTTGTGGGCCACAAGGGAGCAGTGTGTGGCTTAAAG GTGCACAACGGTCATTTGTTTACTTGTTCAGCGGACAAAACTACAAGATCATTTAGTATTCAG ACTGGAGAATGCGTCAAACTTTACCAAGGGCATCATCAAGCAGTTAATTGTGTTGAG GTAACCGAGGATAGTGGTCGACTTTttaccggctcaaatgaccaaACAGTGCGAAGTTACGACATAAAG acTGGTGTTTGCACGCATAGGTTCACGTTTGATGGACGAGTGATGTGTCTTCACGCAGCCTTTGATCTACTCTTTGTCGGATTAAACACGGGCATAGTGGCTTCCATAGATCTTTTG GCTAACCAGTTACTTGAGCGGTTACATTGCCACGAGCCACGTGGTGTCAGCTGCTTGACCACGGCTACCGAAGGTCAGCGCAAGTTGCTGTGTTGCGGTTCATTTGACTCCACCATAACAGTCAGAGACTATAAG ACTGGTCTTCTTATTCGAACCTTTAACCATCACAACATGACGGTTTTATGTATGCAG GTCGTGAATAATATCTTGTATAGTGGATCCGCTGACATGAACGTGCAGGCTCACAATTTGAGC ACTGGAGAGCTAATACGAAGCTTCCATGGTCACACTCGGAGTGTCAGCGGTCTTCAGGTGGTCGGTAGAGTGCTAGTCACGTCATGTTTGGACAAACTTATTCGCTGCTATGACCTAACG ACGGGAGAACTTCTCCAGGTGTACGGAGGCCAAATAGACATGATCTTCTCTGTGCTGGTCAGCAATGGAAGA ATATTCAGCGGTGGGCGAGATGGCTCTGTTGTGGCATCTAAACTGGAGTTAAGGGTTTACCACCCGTGCAAG TGGGAAAATTGCGACCTCAATTTTGGCATAGTATCACACCTGAAAAACCACATACGAG AATATCACGTGATGGAACAAGGAGCCGTGGAAACTTGTCATTGGTCACATTGTGGGCACCAGTTCTCTCGTGATGACGACATAGGA GCTGTCCTCAAGCACGTGTTAGGTCACGTGGTGACGAAAACAGCAAGGAAATCTGCAGGCTAA
- the LOC140924748 gene encoding monocarboxylate transporter 10-like, translating to MTVMAIGPPESKSADSVANDDKERGTNSPEQRYTPPDGGWGWVVCLGALVVNFLTIGQQNSAGVVYSELLWEYSTQRGETAWVVSLASSMMYLFAAVGTTLAERYGSRVVVIAGSFVSAAGLFASSFATTLQPLFVTYGVIWGLGSSLGLFPSLVILTKYFRRRLALASGMALAGAAIGTLAYGPFIQTLSSKYGLAVTFRILAGVQSLMFLSALTFRPVEREKSQLNKKKMCDFAIFRNRGYAIWVASLCIFMLVFLVPFVHLVRFAEDRGTSKSQASLLTGYMAGGGLLGSLIFGAVCDLPKFNRLKICQLILLSIAISSSVVTMAKKYEWICVYASAFGVLDGGYEMLVPVITRDIVGPRKVSSAIGALYCIMAFPKTLGPPIAGSLFDTTKDYSTSFFLTGAVTILSTAVMFLLNWVPHAKAHDVEEITMPSSTSDTSPLNKDDRQSRRQSLSMATADSSQAQRHGSTLWFPYYLVESNGECIYLERLSVV from the exons ATGACCGTTATGGCGATAGGTCCTCCAGAATCAAAAAGCGCAGATTCCGTGGCAAACGATGACAAAGAACGCGGGACAAACAGCCCGGAGCAAAGATATACTCCTCCAGATGGCGGCTGGGGTTGGGTAGTGTGTTTAGGCGCGCTTGTGGTAAATTTTCTAACCATTGGACAACAAAACTCGGCTGGAGTGGTATACTCTGAGCTTCTTTGGGAATATTCCACGCAAAGAGGAGAAACAG CTTGGGTGGTTTCACTGGCTTCCAGCATGATGTACTTATTTGCCGCTGTTGGCACTACCCTAGCTGAACGTTACGGAAGTCGAGTAGTGGTGATTGCGGGCTCATTTGTATCGGCCGCAGGACTCTTCGCCAGCTCCTTTGCAACAACACTTCAACCTCTGTTCGTTACATATGGTGTGATTTGGGGCCTGGGATCAAGTCTCGGTTTATTCCCTTCGCTTGTGATCCTAACCAAGTACTTCAGAAGGCGCCTGGCCCTTGCATCTGGGATGGCGCTGGCGGGAGCAGCTATTGGTACCCTCGCATATGGCCCTTTCATACAAACCCTTTCGTCGAAATACGGACTTGCGGTGACATTTCGAATTCTCGCTGGCGTTCAGAGTCTAATGTTTCTTAGTGCACTGACGTTTCGTCCAGTGGAAAGGGAAAAATCGCAATTGAACAAGAAAAAGATGTGCGACTTTGCCATTTTTAGAAACAGAGGATACGCCATCTGGGTCGCCTCGCTTTGCATTTTTATGTTGgtttttttggtgcctttcgtCCATTTG GTGCGCTTTGCTGAAGACAGAGGAACAAGCAAGAGCCAAGCCTCCCTTCTAACAGGTTACATGGCCGGCGGGGGTCTCTTGGGAAGTCTAATATTTGGAGCTGTATGTGATCTTCCGAAGTTTAACCGCCTTAAAATTTGCCAACTTATCCTGCTCTCGATAGCAATTTCATCCTCCGTTGTTACCATGGCAAAAAAATACGAATGGATTTGCGTGTATGCGTCTGCATTCGGCGTGCTCGACGGTGGTTATGAAATGCTTGTACCTGTGATCACGCGAGATATCGTGGGCCCGCGCAAAGTCAGTAGCGCTATAGGCGCGCTTTATTGCATAATGGCATTTCCAAAAACGCTTGGACCGCCCATTGCGGGATCGCTCTTTGACACGACTAAAGACTACAGCACGTCGTTTTTTCTCACGGGTGCAGTGACAATACTGTCCACGGCCGTGATGTTTCTGCTAAACTGGGTTCCACACGCCAAAGCCCACGACGTGGAGGAAATAACAATGCCGTCTTCAACATCTGATACCAGTCCTTTGAACAAAGATGACCGACAGAGCCGGAGACAGAGTTTAAGCATGGCAACCGCTGACAGTTCGCAAGCGCAGCGACACGGTTCTACATTATGGTTTCCGTATTACCTCGTTGAAAGCAACGGAGAATGCATTTACTTGGAAAGACTAAGCGTTGTTTGA